GTATCAggtgaaaagaacatatcaaAACAAGTTTAAAAAGAATTACAGTACAAGATTTTTCATGTAAAAGGGAAAATCAGGCttgatacttcctccgttcactAATAGTTGGAACATTTTAACTTTGACACTACTCACAAGCTTTGGTTTGACTCTATTTGGTGGCTTATATGTAAGATAAAATATAATCATGtaggatcttattagattcgtctcagtTTTTAATATTTACAGTGTcaatttttttaacttttacataacttttacatatccCTGTAGTATAACTGTACAACACAGAAATTGAAGCAAAGAACAGCAGACTAAGCTGCAAAACTAATTTCTGAAGGCATTTGTATTCCTAAAAATGCAGGGGTGTTTTAATCTATTGACATgttatataaatgaatagaaaagATAAATGATTGTGTTACTTACTAGGTAGCCTCTGAAAGATGTCTGAATAATCAAAGCAGCATAGTATTCTCTAGCCAAATATGCAGGTATTATTTCCTGAACTCTAACAGCTACTTTAGCAGTTACAACACCTGATTTAGCTACTGCTGTATGAACTTCTGCTGCTGCTACTGCTCGTCTGTGCTGGTTGATAGAACTCGAgtcttctttcttttcattattAGTTACATGAGTTTCATATTGTTGAGTATGACTTGTAAGTTTCCTGAAAATCCATCTTCTTTTATCCGTTTTCTGTGGACAGAAAATCAGATATTAATTAGCAGCTGAGAAATTCAGAAAATATGTTTAAAAAATGATCACcttttcttcttcatcatcttcttctcttGTACACTCTTCTTTTCTCTTACAGTCTTTCTTCGGGGACGCTTTGGTTGGAGATCGGAAAACCTTTTTCACCGCGGTAAGCCAGGATGTACCGGCTGCTAATTTCCCCATTGAACTTGCATAAAACTTATGCTGCTAAACCAGTTTAATTACAGGGGATACAATCTACAGAGTAATTTATAAAGTGAATGTAGAAGTATTGCGGCAGTGGTGTGATTGCATGATGGTATTATAGTACTAACTCCTAAGATAGAGTGATGTCAGTGACACTTAAATTTTGGAGTACCTTGATTTTGGGGAACATAAGTGTTAGGGATGGAGGGGAAAATAAGTAAGCACATAAGCCCACTGAAaaaaaaagcaaatattggggaACGTTTAGTGTTGTTGGGGAATAGGGATGGAAGATACTTTAAGACATGCACTATCTACACCCTTTTCCTCGAATCGAAATAAGTATTCTATCGGAAACTAATTTTAGCTCAGCTGAAATTGATTTTGGCACACCTCTTATTCATCAAAGTAAATAAGATTGTGCTTTTATAGTGGATGTATCACGAATCGAATTACTTATCCTTTAGGAAACTTATTTTAGCTcaacggaaattaattttggCGCATCTCTTAGTCAGTAACGCAAATAAAATTGTGATTTTACAGTGGATGTATCAAGATTCAATTAAGTTACCCTATTTCCACGTCTAGAAGTTGGAGATGAAAGCACGAGGCCGTTACACAACTTATTAGTCAAAAACTTCATTGTGAAGTTTAATCATATACGAGTAAATGAGTAAAATACGACTATAAATTATTGAACAATAATGGTtagctttttattttctttcatttCATATTAGATGCAATACTTTCCTTTtcagaaaatttcaaattagttGCAACGTTAACTTTATTCGATAATGAGTCCTTGACTAGCTCGTTTTTCATTACATGGGTCTCTCTTAAAACGTGTGTTTACCTATGTTCCAACTTCTAATACGAGTAATAAGTATACATACGTCGCTAGACTTTCAACTTTACTCTCATTCTATATTCTGGTTGCGCCATAATCTTTACTCAAAGCCATAAACACCAGGCATATTAAAATAATCTTTTGTGAAATGTAGCTTTAAGATCAATTTCACTAGAACAATTGTATCATATAATAGATAATTAGGACAGTCTTTTCTCAAGAGTAAAGCGAAATCGGACATTGACCTAAAAGAGTGACCCAAGGGGGAGAGTCCGAGAGTGTATTTAGTTTAGTTGGGAAGGGGTGAGAAATGCATAAGAATCCCATGTGATATGTGAAAATATTAATGGGAATCACGTGGAAACGTACAGACAGATGAATGACGAGAGAAGAAGGGGAGGGAGAAGTTAGTGTTGGTTGGCTTATCTGCTATTGGGATGTACAACCGTATAAACAACCAAACAGATGAAATCTGCTACTCACTACAACCCCAAATACTCCTTATAATTGTCATATTACTCCAATTTATCATACCCGTATATTATACTTTCTCCACCCCTAAAATATTATTATctccgtttctttttatttgttacttattttaattttatttggtCAAATCTTAAATATGTAGATCATGAAATCTTACTGTAAATGtgtgatcttgttagattcgtgtaaataaataatattagttTACAATAAAATTATCTTGAAAGTATATGTTGAGATGAATTTGGTTATATTTTACCTTGTGAAATACTTCATATAGTATACTTCATCTGTTTCTGAATATTTACAACAGTTTGACTAACACACTTGTCAAGACACTAGATTGACTGTAATTATATATTTCTCTCCGtccttttttattctttacgtttggtatcatGCACGGGATTTAACAATATATGTTTCTTATTTAAACAATACAAATTACATTTTTTGATAATATTTGAACTTTTATCCAAAATATGAcattggaaaagtgtgagagatttaaTGTCTCAATGGGAAAGTGAGAAATGTTTAGTGTtcaaatgattttaattaattaaaataatcactTGCACACTTTTTGCAGAATATTATGGGTATTTATGATACAATATAAAAGAAAAGTTTCTATGTAAAGATTAAAGCGGGACACtaaaaacggaaagcgtaaagaataaaaagggatggagggagtattacatAGTAAAAACTTAAAAAATGATGTTTGAAATATGTGCATTAAGACTAATTGAACAACCTATTATAGAATAACACttgatttttatatattagtaaaaaaagttTGGTTAAAAATCAAATTGTTACAAGTACTACGTATTTAAAAACGGACAACCAAGGGgagtaaaagataataaaattAGAGTAAATGATTAGTGTAAAAACTAAAAATGGCGCAACTATTTTAGAAGGAAGTACATTTAGTAATAACTTCAAGTAAAAATTAAGTAATCCAcattttgaattaaattatagGGTGGTGAGAGTATAGAGACCTCGAACAGTGGTATTTCTTGGTTGTTGATGGGGAACTTGTTTATGGATAGTAGAGAACTCTCTGCCAATATTTGCCGTTAGACTAGTCAAACTGTCATGCAGTGGAGTACTccacattttatttattaattttggtATCTGCCTAATCATAAtgttttaatttaaacaactcTCATTAAATTAATGACACTTTTGTAGTTTAATCCAATCGATGATAAGATGAGGTTCATAATTAATTTGTAGTGTGTGATTATATGATTAGAGTGCGGGATCTGAACGCATAAAATTAACTTTAATGTTTCTAAATTCATCATAATAACTTCCAATATATAGCGTAACCTTGTGGTTGGGACCTTTGTCTCTTGTCTCAGACAAGGCTTCACTTCCCCTCATATTTAAGCATACCCTTAAGCATATTATTTGTTTGATTATCCTTATTACAACTTTTATAATTATGAATCCCAAATTGTTACTAAGTGGTAAATGCAACTAATTTAGTGGGCTAATATTTATTTAAGTGTAATTTTACTAACAAAGTATCATCCTAATTAATTAATGTCCATGTTAATTGTTAGATAATGCCTGTAATCCTCAAGACAATAAAATTTTCTCCCCCTCTGcttgtggacgtagctaacacattgttagtgaaccacgttaaattctCTCCGTTTAATACGTtatttattctttctttgcatGCGTTATAACATTAATCACCGCTGCTAATAGGTAATGAAAATCTACAAAGGTTGAATTAGCAATAGCATGAGCATTATACGAGTATTACTTTTCTtagagcaatttttttttttttttggaagtaTTCTTAGAGCAAATTTGGTGTTAAGTTAATTGTCAAATTGATTTGTCATGCCACTTAAGATTTTAACCTAATTTAATTTCTAGCTAGTTTATATTCAAATGACAAGCTAATTTCCAAACCAACTTGCTATATAAATGTATTACAATTATCTGAAAGCTTCGCGTAAGCTCAAAAGCATTTTAACTCACATAGTCATATCACGTACAATAGTTTGTTATTTCCGAAGCAAATTAGCTTGCCAaaacaaattaatcaaaatcacTCCAAACGTGCAAATTAGCTTTACCAAATTGCAAGCAACTCCCAATCTAtaactgtaacacccccaacttactaactataaataaataagaatataaaagactttataatAACATTGCagaagcttacacctaaattggaggtatcaccgccacacttgaccacaACGTCaaatgctaaggcttacaaaactcaaactattacaactcaattactaggtgatctatttacaaataCTAAACGGTAACACTTGAGCTCCTTTAACTTCTAACTGCAATCCTTCACGATCATTCTGCTCCAGtcatcttgactgctcaccatagaggacaaattccaaaaggatcgtcgcagggccaccataagaaaaagacatggccgcaaacacacatagtaaataaacacacacgtcagcaaaaagctgagtaatcacaTGTTACAAACATAAACATACTAATATAGAATAATAAAGTCACATGTAAACAATGTAGTATGAAACTACATTTCAAGTACGATCCTAAAGATAAAACGTACTAACTCTATACACTATGGAAACTATAAATCTTCTCTTCATATGAACCTCAAATATATTGATATGATCCTTCCTCTAGTAAAGTTACTTAAACCGATAGGTGCCATGGTTGCTCTTTGCTTTATACTtagccttggacatgggtaatttgaataaataagccaacaagtataaaaacttgaaactctcaatagctactagaaagactctctgagtcaaggccacttttggaccaaatcccacttttggggatattaagaaaaataaagattgtatcttgctcctctactaatggttatcatctcctTACCAACATGCCAAGGACTAAGTTCTATAACATTGAGCCtcaaaccaaaaatataataatcatTCTCAATCTTGATCTCACAATACGGTCAATATAATCGGTACCCATTATGAGTCAATAATCTATACTTTCCAATACTGGCACGAGATCCCAAAATACTATATTACGATATAACTTAGCTCTGTCTAAAATAACCAAACTCATTCGTACAACTAATACCAATCATAAACTTATAATTCTAAATCTCAAGAATATAACATAATCTACTCCGATAATAATTGCACTACTAATCCTTGATATGAATACTACTACTCCTAACATAATTCCTCCAAATCTCATTACTTTGACTTTTagaaacaaccaaaacaatttaAGTACCTTAATTAAACAACGATATACGcacaattaattaatcaaacaaACAGTTATTATACACTATTCAAGTAATACAATATAGCACTATATATAAAACCGAAAGTGCAAACATGTAATCACAAAATAATAGGCAATGCATCATATTACTCCGAGAGATTAAGCGCGTGTGattaaaactaataattaatatatacgAATAATTTAAGGAGATTAAGTATGCGTAATTACTACTAATAATATACACGAACAATTAGAAGGGACTAAGTGTGATTACCTTCCCAAACAAAATACTCGGACATCGGGATTAGAGTAAAAGCGTTGACAGCCGTAGACTTGCGCATAAATTCACTCGGATGACCAACACTTTGATCAAAATAACGATAGCAATGAAAATAATAATGCAACAATAGATAAGGACGTATTGATGAGAATGATGATtagtatcaaaataataagaggACTAAATTAAAAATTGATTTAACAAACAGTGATCTTTCATAGTTaacgaaagaaaaagaaaataaaactcaGGCTGCACGATAGTTTttctaggaaaataatattaggGTTTATGGTATTTATAGATACTCATATAATAGAGTCCCAAAACCAGTAAAATAAGGTTTTAAACTTTACGAAAATATAATGTGTactaattaaaacgaaataattatattttgaatataaaacatattttataacattataaaatattggggtattacaatctatccCCCTTAAAAAAAAGTTTCGTTCCGAAACTTAAAGTTAGGAAATCTTAGGGTATTACAATAACTGTTGGAGTTATTCTTACAAATTAATTCTCTTATCATTGCTTAATATTTTCGGCTATTTATAACCCAATAATCCGAAAAGGTCATAACTACCATACATATTTAGTTCTTAAAGAGGTTTTAGTTTAGTGATTAATACTAGTAAATTGGGTATAATATATCTCTTATTCAACTTCCTATATTTATATTGCCCTTATTGttaactggaaaaaaaaaaacctttacATAAAATTGTTTCTCATAAAGAAACGTAAATTGTGACTATATTCACCAATCAGGCAATCACCAGTTCACCACTAGGAATCTAGGATGAACTCACACAAGCACACATTCACACACACGTTAGGAAGCGGTAGCCCAACTAAGTGCGAGTAGTAGTACTATTCAATACATAGCTTTTAAGTTTTTAGTGGGGAGGTGTTGGATTGTTGGGCCTTTTACATCTAGCCCATCATAAAACAAACAAGACTAAGACCCTTACAAGGTTGAAACTTCAATTTCTTTGTAGAAAAAAGTATAggtcatctcttatagtaatttttttcgaaaatgataaaggtcgcaacatgcgacctttaagccttATCACAATTATGATATGgtatggcatgcttatgtgtcatgatttaaattggaaattataatatttaacttatataacatattatacatgtttcagaaaaggttttggatcctttagagttctaaaataactctataaggtagagtttgagcatatcaaccattaaatgaaaaatcaatggttcatatattatctttccaaaattccccctattttttctcatcgatatgagccattgattttaaaatgtactccctccgtcccggaatactcgacccggtttgaccggcacagagtttaagggacttgaattgacttatttaatttagtaGGTAGTAGTAGATAGTGGGgcattattttaatgtagttagtgggaaatgtgtaaaggggtaaggttgggggagagtatgggttgaatttttaattattttttgtatggagtagggggtaggtgggttaataggggtggagtgagaaataatataatattgttagatattttcatttttagaaacaggtcaagtattaagggacggcccgataaggaaaacatgtcaagtattccgggacggagggagtatggtttagatacaactttatcttaatattctaatttgtttccttctttatatcgattaccccttatttacatattttcatagtaaaaatattgcattgatagtaaaaaatattctgatgacgcatatgtgacgcctatatgtaccaattaaactgcgacacgtaagattgcaacaactaaatgttgtcgcaacttgcgacctttattatcacccatttttttttaataattaatccTCCTTTTGGACAACTTTAAACATCTCTTATTTCTCATGATTGTCCAAGCCGATCAAAGAGATGTTTCAACTCTTATGGTAGTAAAAAAAATGCGGTCATTACGTGTAAGTTTAGTTATCCCTGGTTAAGTCATTACGGAATATAAGTGTGTGACATTTAATTTAGATAGAGAAAAGGCAATACACGAGATAGAGAAAACAAGAGAAAATgaataatttgttgaattttacaGGTAAGTCTAAGATTTTGTTTTTTCACTTTATTCGTGGATTAAATCAGAAATATCATATCAGATTAGATCAGAGTATACCAAATTAGATCAAATAATGCAAAAAAACAATCATACTTCATCACACAAGACCATACCATACCAAAATCTAAAAAAATAGATCAGATAATGAAGAGATTAAGGTCTAGTCTTTGTTACACATAAACAAAAGAGAGATAATTATAAAATGAACAAGATAGAGTTAGAATTTGGAACAGGCTAAAAAGTTGTTGCATGTGGTAAAAACTTAAGGATATGTGATCtttaatagtttttttttttttgttgttaacTTTTAGTGTTTTGGATTTCAATTGAGATGTCATGTAGTTTGGAAATTTCATTCTGATGTCCTAAGTTGAAAACGCTTTTTTAACTTAAGATAGAATTGAAATAACATTATACATCACTTTTGCTTTTATCACCCATATCCCCGTCTGCTATTTAAATGAAAACACTTTAAGCATAAACCGAGATAGAAATAGAACTCCAACTTAACTCAATTCAATGTAACTTAATTTCATTAAGCTTGTCATAATTTGCATATAGACTACTATATACATATATTCTAAATTTAACTTCAAGAAAATCATATAGTAAGAGTAACATGTAGATTGTAGTAATATCGGTTAGTTCGGATAAGATTAGGAGTTTTCGAAATACGAGAGTGCTTAATGCATAGATTGTAGATCGTAGTAACGTTGATTTGGTTTGATTCTAAATGTCATGTATCAACCTCAAACAATTATAACCAAgtgtgtcttggcctagtggaaaTGATTCCACTTTCTAACCAAAAGGTTGGGGGTTCAATCCCACTACGGGCACTTTGAGGGAGGGTTCCCTTTATCACTCTCCCCCATTCTCAAAGTATCTAGCCTGCTAACTCAGGCGGGTTGACTCGTGCAGAGTTCCGGTCCGTAGGGCTATTCATCTtaccttgcaaaaaaaaaaaaaaaaaacctcaaaCAATTACCGAGTATGACTAATCCGACCAGAAAGAGTAAAATCAAAACCGActaaaaattagaaaaatcaaaccaaatcgAACCAAAGTTAGGCGAAAAGACCAAAACCTAACTTTTTTACGAGTATTCTTTTCACTTTTTAGTAGGCAGTTTTTAAAAATGAACTCATAAATGATCCATTGTGCGACTAGCCTAGTTACtgtacatttttcaaaatcaaataAGCGCGACTCAATTCCTCATCACATATCGTGTGAAGTGAACAATCCCAGTAACTCCCATTTCACTCTCCCCCAAAATCACAAATTTGaaactcaaatttcaaaacctgcccttttttttaaaatcaatttcttttcatcttcctcaccaaaaaaaaaccaatccaaaatcaacaacaaaaaaccaatccaaaatcaacaacaacaacaaaaaacaagAAATGGGGTGTGTTTCTTCAACTCTGCTAAACCAAGACGAAGATTTCCCCCAAATCGGAAGCGCCGCCTTTAGCCACCACATTGTATCGCTCACCTCCACCACTTACGGCCTTCTTTCACTCGATGCACCGCCTTCTTCTTCCCCTATGACACCGCCAAAGCCACTCCCTCGCTTCACTCTCACCCCCAAATCTCTCTCCGTTGACCCACCTCCATCTGCTACAGAAGTCATCAACTCTTGGGAACTCATGGCTGGTCTTGACTCTACCACCCCTGATAGTACCAATCACAACAATAACGACGGAAGTTTCCGATTTTCTCTACCTTCATCAAACTCAAAACCTTTTACTTTTACCGGCACCCCTAATTTCTTCTCTGATAAACTTAAAGAAAATTCGAACCCGAATACCCGGGTTCGGAGGCCCAGGCAACTGTTTCCTGACCCGGATGCAGGGGTAACGAAAACAACGAAATGCGACAATGTTGCTAATTCTAAACTTGACCAGTTTGAATTGCTTTGTCCACCGAATGGGGAAAACAAAGTAGTGCTCTACACTACGACTCTGAGAGGGGTTAGGAAAACATTCGAAGGATGTAATGCGGTTCGATCTGTGATTCAAGGTCTGGGTTTCGCCTTTTGCGAAAGAGATATTTCAATGGATCGCGGTTTAAGGGATGAATTAAAGCAATTGTTAGCACCACTGAAGAAGAATGAGGCGGCAGCGGCGGCGCAACTACCCTGTTTATTCATAAAGGGGCGGTATATTGGGGGAAAAGATGAAGTGTTGAAAATTCATGAAGAAGGCGGCCTTGTTGATCTGCTTCAAGGCCTTCCCAGAGTCGAGGCCGGTGTCGTCTGCGAGGGGTGCGGCGATGTAAGGTTCTTGCCTTGCTTTCAGTGTAATGGGAGCTGTAAATTGGTGGTGGTTGTTAAAGAGGttgatgatgaagatgaggaAAGTATTAATAAGAATGGTTATTGTAATAGTAATAGTATTAGGAGGACTGTTGTGATAAAATGTCCAGATTGTAATGAGAATGGTTTGGTTCTCTGCCCTATTTGCAGTTGAtcaataaattattaatttgtaaGTTCATATACAAATCTATGAGAACGGAGGAAGCATATCAAATCATTCTCATTTGAAATTTCAAATCGTAGTGATAAATTTATCATACTCCGTACTATATTGGTATGTAAATTCATGTGGCAACATTAAAAGAGGGTTGTGGGTCGCGTTGGCCAGAGGCCCGACCAGGCCTGACACGAAAAAAGCCCGGCCTAACACGAGCACGAAATTGTGGGCCGTATCTTTATGGAAAAAGCACGGAACAACCCTTTCCAACACGACAAAACACGTTAAACTTAGTAAAAGTATGCTTGAGCATGATAGCGCGGCCCGAGTCTGGGCCATGTTTTGAAAATTCCAACAAGGCCGATTATATAGTGGGTTTGGCGTGGACGAGCCCAATCAGACCAATGGCCCATGGGCTTGACCCAAAGCCCGAGCCATAGTCATCTTTAGCCCATAtttatttggttttttttttggttttactaCGAGGAgactaatctcccgcgggagtttgcatgaGTAATTCGATGGGCAACATCCCttccagttgagattttttcaaTACACAAGGCTCGAACCCaaaaccttggttaaggagcaaaaGGCTCTAACCACTCATACCAACCTCAATTATTTCAGTATAtttatttgttgttgttggtttaTAGATAGAGTAACATAAGTCATAATTAAATTGTACGTAAACTAATTTTAAACCTGTGAGTTATCATGAGTATTGTATTATACTCCGTACGAGTTTTGAATCTCTAGATATCGTCTATATCGATCATACCTTCAACTGGGAAATGAGAATGACACGACCTTTGTGCCAAATAAAATTAAGCATTTGGATAAGTTGTTtatgcaaaattttggacttcaGCATACATGATAATGATGATATCATAGGATTCATAGTGCGTCCTCTATGATTTCATTTTCTATTAGTCTTTTCTGTCATGATATATACCAAAAGATGATATTACGACTTCATGATAAGTATGTTTTTGTTTCGTGCTTGAATTTTCAAGTTTTGGTCTTCTTCTATGAATTGGGATGGCATATTTTGATAGTTTTGATCAAAGTTAAACATTGGGTGCTTCTATGCATTTCTTAGAGTTGGATGCAGTGATCTGGCGATATCGCGTAAAATTATGGTGGTACTTTGTATAGTTGTGACGGTATCTCAAAATCTTAAATCACTGTGAAGATTAAAAGTTACCTCGTATAAAATTGAGAACTTTAAAAAGTTACTTATTATTAAGTTACTTATTATTGCTATCTTCTTGTCCACCCTTGTGGGTGATCATAGTTACACATTGGATGCCTCAATGCATTTCTTAGTGTTAGGATGTAGTGATGTGGAGTATTGTGTATAAGTGTATAACGGTATAATTATGGTGGTACTTTgtgttataacggatgcaaaaaaatatcaaattaacGTAATTAAAAAAcgcagagatttaacgtggttcactaacaatgtgttagctacgtccacaggtagaggggaggaaagttttattgatcttgaggaatacagattacagaatacgGCTAGGTGTTGATTATAGCATTATCATTCTATGCATTCTAACAGTTTAGTGATGCTGCTTTCCTAATGCTGTAGTGTTGCTGCTGATGCTATGCTGTTGTTTTGCTGCTGATGCTGCTTTGTCAGCACACAGTCAGCAAGTTAGTTATGAGTTTGTTATAACAAACTTTAGAACAATCTAGATCCCTAAGCTGTACTATATATACTTCATTGCTGTAATATTTATTTCATTATCTAATACAGAAAAACAGAAATAAGATTctgctttcttcttcttctctcaatCAATATTTTCCATTCTGTTTCGTTtttcttcatggtatcagagccaggaTCAACGATCCTTGGCtcattttttctaaaaaaattccGCAAAACTGTTAGCATTTCTGTCTTTGTTTGTTGTCTAATTGATCAATCGATTCTAGTGTTTGTTCACTGGAATTTGTGGTATTCTTTCTGATTCTGGATTTGTGTTTCCATTGGTTTCTGATTTTGTCTTGATCATCTTGATCAAAACTGCTGATATTTTGAACAAAACTGCTGAAAATGGCTGCTGGTGA
This Spinacia oleracea cultivar Varoflay chromosome 6, BTI_SOV_V1, whole genome shotgun sequence DNA region includes the following protein-coding sequences:
- the LOC110794837 gene encoding uncharacterized protein At3g28850 — its product is MGCVSSTLLNQDEDFPQIGSAAFSHHIVSLTSTTYGLLSLDAPPSSSPMTPPKPLPRFTLTPKSLSVDPPPSATEVINSWELMAGLDSTTPDSTNHNNNDGSFRFSLPSSNSKPFTFTGTPNFFSDKLKENSNPNTRVRRPRQLFPDPDAGVTKTTKCDNVANSKLDQFELLCPPNGENKVVLYTTTLRGVRKTFEGCNAVRSVIQGLGFAFCERDISMDRGLRDELKQLLAPLKKNEAAAAAQLPCLFIKGRYIGGKDEVLKIHEEGGLVDLLQGLPRVEAGVVCEGCGDVRFLPCFQCNGSCKLVVVVKEVDDEDEESINKNGYCNSNSIRRTVVIKCPDCNENGLVLCPICS